A region of Culicoides brevitarsis isolate CSIRO-B50_1 chromosome 1, AGI_CSIRO_Cbre_v1, whole genome shotgun sequence DNA encodes the following proteins:
- the LOC134827870 gene encoding glycosaminoglycan xylosylkinase homolog isoform X2 — MIKIKIKSWLFIVCLLFVLFVLIFSLDFYFLHRLSVQEKRIIQIKQANKYTDFLETAQKSHFNLSFLFNISRKIEQIHPAFINQNPHHLSIRRKLVKSFKPVPFEHVEDVWRLAISWPLDNEIYPENVDDSMGQLLHALQVAGIQKTFNSQRGTQLKLVLRLDGGQQVLWKPGWYTRDTKIEGPVYSGKDRHNSEIISFYLGAIFNLRWTPIVAGRRINMKEVYEKADTVLKETMLIKDEQYCVYGKCHYCNISELICGDKISHLAEGAVLFLIPGQLQKHISPWQRTYKPHKKALWESDSHYCGPLRKKFSLERLLDMIDVAIFDYLIQNGDRHRHESRNNRLVLVDNGKGFGNPHIDHLDILAPLYQCCMIRKSTYDRMLLFTGGSLTDTLKELTKEDPLDPLLTDEHYIAMEKRLLTVFVTVQLCQDKFGKEIFK; from the exons atgattaaaattaaaattaaatcatggCTTTTTATCGTGTGCCTTTTGTTTGTGCTCTTCGTGCTGATTTTCAGTCTCGACTTTTACTTTTTGCACCGTTTGAGTGTCCAAGAAAAGcgcattattcaaattaagcaGGCAAATAAGTACACTGACTTCCTTGAAACCGCCCAAAAATCACACTTCAacttaagttttttgtttaacattAGCCGTAAAATCGAACAAATTCATCCAGCATTTATTAATCAGAATCCGCATCACCTGAGTATTCGTCGGAAATTGGTGAAAAGCTTTAAACCGGTTCCTTTTGAGCATGTCGAGGATGTTTGGAGACTTGCCATCTCA tggcCTTTGGATAACGAAATTTATCCAGAAAACGTCGATGACTCCATGGGACAACTTTTACATGCCTTACAAGTCGCAGGCATACAAAAAACGTTCAATTCGCAACGCGGAACGCAATTAAAACTCGTTCTAAGGTTGGATGGGGGACAACAAGTACTGTGGAAGCCTGGTTGGTATACGAGAGACACGAAAATTGAAGGTCCCGTGTATTCAGGCAAAGATCGTCACAACTCGGAAATCATTTCTTTTTATCTGGGAGCGATTTTTAACCTGCGATGGACTCCAATAGTAGCTGGAAGAAGGATAAATATGAAGGAAGTGTACGAAAAAGCTGATACAGTGCTCAAGGAAACAATGCTCATTAAAG acgaACAATATTGCGTTTACGGCAAATGCCATTACTGCAACATATCAGAACTCATTTGTGGCGACAAAATATCTCACCTGGCAGAAGGCGCGGTACTTTTTCTCATTCCGGGTCAACTGCAAAAACACATATCTCCATGGCAGCGTACCTATAAACCTCACAAAAAGGCACTTTGGGAGTCAGATTCACACTATTGTGGACCACTGAGGAAAAAATTCTCGCTGGAAAGACTTTTAGACATGATTGACGTCGCAATTTTCGACTATTTAATACAAAACGGGGATCGTCACAGGCACGAAAGTCGCAATAATCGTCTTGTACTCGTTGACAACGGCAAAGGATTCGGTAATCCACACATCGATCATCTCGATATTTTGGCGCCACTTTATCAGTGTTGcat gattcgTAAATCGACTTACGATCGAATGTTGTTGTTCACAGGAGGATCGTTAACTGACACTCTGAAGGAACTTACGAAAGAAGACCCGTTGGATCCTTTGTTGACGGATGAACATTACATTGCGATGGAAAAACGACTGTTGACGGTGTTCGTAACTGTTCAATTGTGTCAAGACAAATTTggaaaagagatttttaagTGA
- the LOC134836796 gene encoding 5'-nucleotidase domain-containing protein 1 codes for MLSRLRPLTQISQYYLRLPQVSLTSIKFYSRFSSAHMMAKSDVFRLSDYDCIGFDLDNTLVQYKIQEMVKMEYETLVKFLIETKNYPKCLQDPIDYDFLQKGLILDFAKGNILKLDGAGRIVRASHGTKFMSEDEIEAVYPERRWIVTDEYVANPLETWNGPLAEKMRALLDYFDMSASLIFGRMVDYIDAVRASGEKCDFELWPDILDGLRTMYDRENFRLNKGGYFPEMKANPEKYIHKASADLLKWLQEVSDKKTTFLITGSHVNFANLTATQALGPDWRKYFNFIGCFAKKPGFFTGAKPFVRLDGDLETIALTPDQLELGPIYSQGNWRDMIQLLARHTGKNQPRFLYFGDNIIQDVYTPAKFTKCDTITVCEEMLGEGMKCIEELHQDTILLKSHTWGSYFSHNRKPSFWAELIEKYSKICIPSVETLAKYSFDHEFYTFTESEHKKGFYPEDPVHVE; via the coding sequence atgttaagtCGCTTGAGACCCTTGACTCAAATTTCTCAGTATTATTTGCGGTTACCACAAGTTTCTTTGACTTCAATTAAGTTCTATTCTCGCTTCTCGTCGGCACACATGATGGCAAAATCAGACGTTTTTCGACTTTCCGACTACGATTGCATCGGCTTCGATCTGGATAACACCCTTGTGCAGTACAAAATTCAGGAAATGGTCAAAATGGAGTACGAGACGTTGGTGAAATTCCTCATCGAGACGAAAAATTATCCGAAATGCCTGCAAGACCCGATCGATTACGACTTTTTACAGAAAGGACTGATCCTGGATTTCGCCAAAGGCAATATCTTGAAGCTCGATGGTGCAGGAAGAATCGTTAGAGCAAGTCACGGCACGAAATTCATGTCAGAAGATGAAATTGAAGCAGTTTATCCCGAACGTAGATGGATTGTTACCGACGAGTACGTGGCAAATCCTCTTGAAACATGGAATGGACCGCTAGCGGAGAAGATGAGAGCTCTTCTGGACTACTTTGATATGTCAGCATCGCTCATTTTTGGTCGCATGGTTGATTATATCGACGCTGTACGGGCTTCCGGCGAGAAATGTGACTTTGAATTGTGGCCTGATATCTTGGATGGGCTTCGTACGATGTACGATCGTGAAAATTTTCGTCTCAACAAGGGCGGATACTTCCCCGAGATGAAGGCAAATCCAGAAAAATACATCCACAAAGCGAGTGCCGACTTGTTAAAGTGGCTTCAAGAGGTTAGTGATAAGAAAACAACGTTTCTCATTACCGGATCTCacgtaaattttgcaaatctcACTGCCACACAAGCGCTCGGACCAGATTGGCgcaaatatttcaactttatCGGATGTTTCGCGAAGAAACCGGGATTTTTCACGGGCGCAAAACCCTTCGTTCGACTAGATGGCGACCTTGAAACGATTGCTTTGACTCCCGATCAACTTGAACTCGGGCCAATTTACTCGCAAGGCAATTGGCGCGACATGATTCAACTGCTGGCACGTCACACAGGCAAAAATCAACCGCGTTTCTTGTATTTCGGCGATAACATCATTCAAGATGTTTACACGCCAGCCAAATTCACGAAATGCGATACCATTACGGTATGCGAAGAGATGCTCGGCGAAGGCATGAAATGCATCGAGGAACTGCATCAAGACACAATTTTGCTAAAATCGCACACTTGGGGCTCGTACTTCAGTCACAACCGAAAACCATCATTTTGGGCGGAACTCATCGAGAAATactcgaaaatttgtattccGAGTGTCGAAACGCTCGCGAAATATTCGTTCGATCATGAGTTTTATACGTTCACCGAAAGCGAACATAAGAAGGGATTTTATCCTGAGGATCCCGTGCACgtcgaataa
- the LOC134827870 gene encoding glycosaminoglycan xylosylkinase homolog isoform X1, producing MIKIKIKSWLFIVCLLFVLFVLIFSLDFYFLHRLSVQEKRIIQIKQANKYTDFLETAQKSHFNLSFLFNISRKIEQIHPAFINQNPHHLSIRRKLVKSFKPVPFEHVEDVWRLAISWPLDNEIYPENVDDSMGQLLHALQVAGIQKTFNSQRGTQLKLVLRLDGGQQVLWKPGWYTRDTKIEGPVYSGKDRHNSEIISFYLGAIFNLRWTPIVAGRRINMKEVYEKADTVLKETMLIKGEHENLKILRKLFIKFLILDEQYCVYGKCHYCNISELICGDKISHLAEGAVLFLIPGQLQKHISPWQRTYKPHKKALWESDSHYCGPLRKKFSLERLLDMIDVAIFDYLIQNGDRHRHESRNNRLVLVDNGKGFGNPHIDHLDILAPLYQCCMIRKSTYDRMLLFTGGSLTDTLKELTKEDPLDPLLTDEHYIAMEKRLLTVFVTVQLCQDKFGKEIFK from the exons atgattaaaattaaaattaaatcatggCTTTTTATCGTGTGCCTTTTGTTTGTGCTCTTCGTGCTGATTTTCAGTCTCGACTTTTACTTTTTGCACCGTTTGAGTGTCCAAGAAAAGcgcattattcaaattaagcaGGCAAATAAGTACACTGACTTCCTTGAAACCGCCCAAAAATCACACTTCAacttaagttttttgtttaacattAGCCGTAAAATCGAACAAATTCATCCAGCATTTATTAATCAGAATCCGCATCACCTGAGTATTCGTCGGAAATTGGTGAAAAGCTTTAAACCGGTTCCTTTTGAGCATGTCGAGGATGTTTGGAGACTTGCCATCTCA tggcCTTTGGATAACGAAATTTATCCAGAAAACGTCGATGACTCCATGGGACAACTTTTACATGCCTTACAAGTCGCAGGCATACAAAAAACGTTCAATTCGCAACGCGGAACGCAATTAAAACTCGTTCTAAGGTTGGATGGGGGACAACAAGTACTGTGGAAGCCTGGTTGGTATACGAGAGACACGAAAATTGAAGGTCCCGTGTATTCAGGCAAAGATCGTCACAACTCGGAAATCATTTCTTTTTATCTGGGAGCGATTTTTAACCTGCGATGGACTCCAATAGTAGCTGGAAGAAGGATAAATATGAAGGAAGTGTACGAAAAAGCTGATACAGTGCTCAAGGAAACAATGCTCATTAAAGGTGAacatgaaaatctaaaaattttgagaaaattattcataaaatttttaattttagacgaACAATATTGCGTTTACGGCAAATGCCATTACTGCAACATATCAGAACTCATTTGTGGCGACAAAATATCTCACCTGGCAGAAGGCGCGGTACTTTTTCTCATTCCGGGTCAACTGCAAAAACACATATCTCCATGGCAGCGTACCTATAAACCTCACAAAAAGGCACTTTGGGAGTCAGATTCACACTATTGTGGACCACTGAGGAAAAAATTCTCGCTGGAAAGACTTTTAGACATGATTGACGTCGCAATTTTCGACTATTTAATACAAAACGGGGATCGTCACAGGCACGAAAGTCGCAATAATCGTCTTGTACTCGTTGACAACGGCAAAGGATTCGGTAATCCACACATCGATCATCTCGATATTTTGGCGCCACTTTATCAGTGTTGcat gattcgTAAATCGACTTACGATCGAATGTTGTTGTTCACAGGAGGATCGTTAACTGACACTCTGAAGGAACTTACGAAAGAAGACCCGTTGGATCCTTTGTTGACGGATGAACATTACATTGCGATGGAAAAACGACTGTTGACGGTGTTCGTAACTGTTCAATTGTGTCAAGACAAATTTggaaaagagatttttaagTGA
- the LOC134836797 gene encoding solute carrier family 52, riboflavin transporter, member 3-A, with protein MTTNLVISTPEMPQKRRYSLDILILLFGISSWLLINSTYLQLPLLVEKAPEGWSLASYIVIVIQVGNVMPLLYNIIQSIHPFKDSIFITILLLIGITGSVLFGFYYDTTTHLLGEDRSVAMLIIVFTFALVGCTSSVLFMPYMGRFQEIYLITYLVGEGLSGLVPSLLALGQGVGGNTVCRVNNETESGFEYYTPPPRFSIQTFFAAIASIFIVCTIAFVLIDRLPTFKKQYSNVDIKSGNDYTYKKDETDSEISDDVRLSKWNYGYLMILMAIICFFTNGFFPSTQTYSVAPYGNLTYHWAIVMTSIANPAGCFVAFFLPHKGVRHISILTTITSVFAAYVIATSVMSPPPMHNILFGQIVIVISWTCLTALHSYVRLSINASFRNQGGRSLVWIGSCQQIGSLIGSIVAFLLIQYTTTFKQYDVCANFKS; from the exons ATGACAACAAATTTAGTCATTAGTACGCCAGAAATGCCGCAAAAACGTCGATATTCCTTGGATATCCTCATTTTGCTCTTCGGGATCAGTTCGTGGCTGCTAATTAACTCAACTTATTTGCAATTACCGCTTCTTGTGGAAAAAGCTCCCGAAGGATGGTCTCTGGCGTCGTACATTGTGATCGTTATTCAAGTTGGAAATGTCATGCCGTTACTTTATAACATCATTCAATCCATTCATCCGTTCAAggattcaattttcatcacgATTTTACTGCTGATAGGCATCACAGGATCCGTTTTGTTCGGGTTTTATTATGACACGACGACACATTTGCTTGGAGAAGATCGCAGTGTGGCAATGCTGATCATCGTTTTCACCTTTGCGCTTGTTGGATGTACGAGTTCCGTGCTTTTTATGCCTTATATGGGTCGATTtcaggaaatttatttgatcacGTATCTGGTTGGCGAAGGTTTGAGTGGTTTGGTGCCGAGTTTATTGGCGCTCGGACAAGGCGTTGGCGGAAATACCGTTTGTCGAGTGAATAATGAGACTGAAAGTGGCTTCGAATATTACACGCCGCCGCCGCGATTCAGTATTCAGACCTTTTTTGCGGCAATTGCGAGTATTTTCATCGTTTGCACCATCGCCTTTGTGCTAATCGATCGCTTGCCAACGTTCAAGAAGCAATATTCGAATGTCGATATCAAAAGCGGGAACGATTATACCTACAAAAAAGACGAAACGGACAGTGAAATAAGTGACGACGTGAGATTAAGTAAATGGAATTACGGTTACCTGATGATCCTGATggcaattatttgttttttcacaAACGGATTCTTCCCGAGTACCCAAACTTATTCGGTAGCTCCGTATGGAAATCTCACTTACCATTGGGCGATCGTCATGACATCAATTGCCAATCCTGCGGGATGTTTCGTAGCCTTTTTCCTGCCTCATAAGGGTGTTCgtcatatttcaattttaacaacaataacaagtgTGTTTGCCGCTTACGTTATCGCGACATCGGTGATGAGCCCGCCGCCCATGCACAACATTCTCTTCGGACAAATTGTTATT GTCATTTCCTGGACATGTCTCACGGCACTCCATAGTTATGTGCGCCTGTCAATCAATGCGTCGTTCAGAAATCAGGGAGGACGATCACTTGTGTGGATAGGCAGCTGTCAGCAAATCGGGTCATTGATTGGGTCAATTGTGGCGTTTTTATTGATACAGTATACGACGACTTTCAAGCAGTATGATGTTTGTGCGAATTTCAAGAGTTAG
- the LOC134837668 gene encoding mitochondrial inner membrane protease subunit 1, producing the protein MRKILRKFASYTGTVVSVSAVIHCCLEYVGDFVLCSGASMEPTLHSKDVILTDRITTNFGKVGRGDVIIAKDPAKPRQFICKRIVGLEGDLILTQDTGNGNSTSFSYDYEQSVEPVNEKIEKLSENPEIRYKKVWIPRGHVWVEGDNSNHSYDSRHYGPIPHGLIQSRAFFRVYPFHQMGLIH; encoded by the exons ATGCGGAAAATCCTGAGGAAATTCGCGTCTTACACGGGCACAGTTGTAAGTGTGTCAGCTGTGATTCATTGTTGCCTCGAATACGTGGGAGATTTTGTCTTG tGTTCCGGCGCAAGTATGGAGCCCACACTGCACTCAAAAGATGTAATTCTCACAGACCGCATTACCACAAACTTCGGCAAGGTCGGAAGAGGCGACGTGATAATCGCCAAAGATCCCGCAAAGCCCAGACAATTCATCTGCAAACGAATTGTCGGCTTGGAAGGCGACCTGATTCTCACACAAGACACGGGAAATGGCAATTCTACGTCTTTCTCCTACGATTACGAACAAAGTGTCGAGCCTgtgaacgaaaaaattgaaaaattatcagaaaatcCTGAAATTAGGTATAAAAAAGTGTGGATTCCGCGAGGGCATGTTTGGGTAGAAGGCGATAATTCGAACCATTCGTACGATTCGAGGCACTATGGACCGATTCCGCACGGGCTTATTCAGTCGAGAGCCTTCTTCCGAGTCTATCCTTTCCATCAAATGGGACTAATACattag
- the LOC134827872 gene encoding complex I intermediate-associated protein 30, mitochondrial, whose protein sequence is MASTIFQRALPRLLSHSRRETWKTFNTTAVNYDVWERSRKGTQYEQHTADRLSRKDHILNGLKMLKSEIKLWQEEVKEHLTMDPILAYRPGEVDIAYQFTTKEEIEKWVVTADSDHGQGFSSAAFDLSPAGYGLFHGNVRSDVPKDGRIKRAGYCNVKSPKAMKSFKREIYLDWQPYNTLILKIRGDGRNYLINIHTDGYFDILWNDIYHYVLYTRGGPHWQIAKIPFSKFFLSSKGRIQDKQAPIPLNKITSVSFSVGAKGDSDGPFNLEIDYIGLEFDPNHVEKFAYEMYKMPKYIVGV, encoded by the exons atggcatcGACGATTTTTCAACGAGCTCTTCCGCGTTTGTTGTCTCACAGTCGTCGGGAAACGTGGAAAACGTTCAATACGACTGCCGTTAATTATGACGTGTGGGAGCGTTCGCGGAAAGGAACGCAATACGAGCAACATACTGCCGATAGGTTGTCGCGCAAGGATCACATCTTGAACGGATTGAAAATGCTCAAGTCGGAGATTAAATTGTGGCAGGAAGAGGTGAAGGAACATCTGACTATGGATCCAATTTTGGCTTATCGTCCTGGCGAAGTCGATATTGCGTATCAATTCACAACAAAAGAGGAAATCGAAAAGTGGGTTGTGACAGCTGACAGTGATCACGGGCAGGGATTTAGTAGTGCAGCGTTCGATTTGAGTCCCGCCGGTTATGGATTGTTTCATGGCAATGTGAGGTCCGATGTGCCCAAAGATGGGAGAATTAAACGTGCGGGATATTGCAATGTGAAGAGTCCGAAAGCGATGAAGTCCTTTAAACGggaaatttatctcgattggCAGCCATATAATACGTTAA tcctAAAAATCCGTGGCGATGGCAGAAATTATCTAATAAACATCCACACAGATGGCTATTTCGACATCCTATGGAACGACATTTACCATTACGTGCTCTACACTCGCGGAGGACCACATTGGCAAATTGCGAAAATTCccttttcgaaatttttcctcTCCAGCAAGGGTCGCATTCAAGATAAACAAGCTCCGATTCCCTTGAACAAAATTACGAGCGTTAGTTTCAGTGTGGGAGCAAAAGGCGATAGTGACGGGCCATTTAATTTGGAAATCGACTACATTGGACTCGAATTTGATCCGAATCACGTCGAGAAATTCGCTTATGAGATGTACAAGATGCCCAAATATATCGTgggtgtttaa
- the LOC134827871 gene encoding probable cardiolipin synthase (CMP-forming) — MLSVARLLRPSSYHEAIKYARTSFVVLQQQHSLFASESSVKKPNFQIKTARGVEVIEDVTQRTKQKWQTKKQDIQKLKVKISDDIKEKKEKVKEVKERVEEVIERENVLTIPNFLTVGRILVTPYLGYVIVQGDFPFAMGMLAVAAVTDLLDGYIARNWPGQASRAGSFLDPMADKILIGCLVVSLTYGGLFPLWLTGLVVSRDVLLILIGFAIRYKSLPPPRTIARYFDATLVTAQLAPTFISKVNTAIQLTALGVSLGAPVWNYIDHPYLHGLWYFTGFTTIAAALSYALTKNTYKILKNGSRSAK, encoded by the coding sequence ATGTTATCAGTTGCCAGACTTTTGCGACCTTCATCTTATCACGAAGCCATCAAATATGCGAGAACGTCATTTGTCGTGCTCCAGCAGCAACATTCGCTATTTGCGTCGGAATCGAGTGTCAAAAAGCCCAATTTCCAGATAAAAACTGCACGCGGCGTCGAAGTTATCGAAGATGTCACGCAACGAACAAAGCAAAAATGGCAAACGAAGAAACAGGACATCCAAAAGTTGAAGGTGAAAATTTCGGATGACATCAaggaaaagaaggaaaaggTCAAGGAGGTGAAGGAACGTGTTGAGGAAGTAATTGAACGCGAAAATGTCTTGACAATTCCGAATTTCCTCACAGTTGGCAGGATTTTAGTTACGCCGTATTTGGGTTATGTGATTGTGCAGGGAGATTTTCCCTTTGCGATGGGAATGTTAGCTGTTGCTGCTGTAACTGACCTCTTGGATGGCTATATCGCTCGAAATTGGCCCGGACAAGCTAGCAGAGCGGGTTCTTTCCTCGATCCAATGGCTGATAAAATTCTCATTGGATGTCTCGTTGTGTCACTTACGTACGGAGGACTTTTTCCGCTGTGGTTAACTGGACTTGTCGTGTCGCGCGATGTCTTGTTGATCCTCATTGGCTTCGCAATTCGGTATAAAAGTCTCCCGCCGCCACGTACAATAGCTCGCTACTTTGATGCAACTCTCGTAACCGCCCAACTCGCTCCTACATTCATCAGTAAAGTTAACACAGCAATTCAATTGACAGCGCTCGGTGTCTCGCTCGGAGCTCCCGTATGGAATTACATTGATCATCCGTATCTTCATGGATTGTGGTATTTTACGGGATTTACGACGATTGCAGCTGCCCTTAGTTACGCCTTGACGAAAaatacttataaaattttgaagaatggATCGCGATCGGCCAAGTAA
- the LOC134836798 gene encoding U7 snRNA-associated Sm-like protein LSm10 — MLSDRRETFSKYNTLACLATALKGRNILIDLRNETSVAGHIDDVDGYMNIFLSNAIFIDQRLEYHEMETFQVYARMIRQIHLPKDLKILPTIKAQLEGLVTEKKKPRRTKKSAKVRRAEKQHKATVAEMASSSSQN; from the exons ATGTTAAGTGATCGTCGCGAGACGTTCTCCAAGTACAACACACTCGCGTGTCTCGCAACTGCACTCAAAGGTCGCAACATTTTAATTGATCTCCGTAACGAAACAAGTGTCGCGGGACACATTGACGATGTCGACGG TTACATGAACATTTTCCTCTCAAATGCGATTTTCATCGATCAACGACTCGAATATCACGAAATGGAGACGTTTCAGGTGTACGCGAGGATGATTCGTCAAATTCACTTACCCAAAGAT CTCAAAATTCTCCCAACGATCAAAGCGCAGTTAGAAGGCCTTGTCACGGAAAAGAAGAAGCCGAGACGTACGAAAAAATCCGCAAAAGTACGACGCGCTGAGAAACAACACAAAGCAACAGTAGCGGAAATGGCGAGCAGTTCATcacaaaattag